From a region of the Haloferax volcanii DS2 genome:
- the gatE gene encoding Glu-tRNA(Gln) amidotransferase subunit GatE, whose protein sequence is MTEYDYDYEDLGLVAGLEIHQQLDTETKLFCGCPTDLREPDEATRTFTRFLHPTKSELGELDDAALEESRVEREFEYLAYDSTCLVEEDDEPPHELDHEARTVAMQIAELLDMNVVDEAHVMRKLVIDGSNTSGFQRSSLIAQEGEIQTEDGPVSVVDLMLEEESAQRVEERDDGVLYSLDRLGIPLVEIGTGPDISSPEQAREAAQTIGMLLRSTGKVKRGLGTIRQDVNVSIADGARVEIKGVQALDQIDEIVRFEVGRQAELVEIRDELQSRDASVGGVADVTDVFEDSDSGVIRGALDAGGKVTAVPLYGFDGLVGRELQPDRRLGTELSDHAKRHGAGGIFHTDELPAYGVTEAEVESLREAVDAGPEDAVAIVADDPETADLAIDAVAERAEVAIEEVPEETRGANDDGTTRYLRPLPGAARMYPETDVPPVDLDPSDVETPELLTEKVDRYQAEFGLDAGLAEQVAYGRTMPLFEEAVDAGIDATFAAGLLESTLTELRRDDVAVSELTDDHLLAVMQLVEDGDLAKEGVNDVLTTIAEDPSLTAEEAVEEAGLSGVSEEEVREAIAEVVERNADQVEQQGMGAFSALMGEAMGALRGKADGGVVSDVLREEIQKRA, encoded by the coding sequence ATGACCGAGTACGACTACGACTACGAGGACCTCGGCCTCGTGGCTGGGCTGGAGATTCACCAGCAACTCGACACCGAGACGAAGCTGTTCTGCGGGTGTCCGACCGACCTCCGCGAGCCCGACGAGGCGACGCGCACGTTCACGCGCTTCCTCCACCCGACCAAGAGCGAACTGGGCGAACTCGACGACGCCGCGCTCGAAGAGAGCCGCGTCGAACGCGAGTTCGAGTATCTCGCCTACGACTCGACCTGTCTGGTCGAAGAGGACGACGAGCCGCCGCACGAACTCGACCACGAGGCGCGGACGGTCGCCATGCAGATTGCCGAACTGCTCGACATGAACGTCGTCGACGAGGCGCACGTCATGCGCAAGCTCGTCATCGACGGCTCGAACACCTCGGGGTTCCAGCGCTCGTCGCTCATCGCGCAGGAAGGCGAGATTCAGACCGAAGACGGCCCCGTCTCCGTCGTGGACCTCATGCTCGAAGAGGAGTCCGCCCAGCGCGTCGAAGAGCGAGACGACGGCGTCCTATACAGCCTCGACCGCCTCGGCATCCCGCTCGTCGAAATCGGCACCGGCCCGGACATCTCCTCGCCCGAACAGGCGCGCGAGGCGGCCCAGACCATCGGGATGCTCCTGCGCTCGACCGGGAAGGTCAAACGCGGCCTCGGCACCATCCGGCAGGACGTGAACGTCTCCATCGCCGACGGCGCGCGCGTCGAAATCAAGGGCGTGCAGGCGCTCGACCAAATCGACGAAATCGTCCGCTTCGAGGTCGGCCGACAGGCGGAACTCGTCGAGATTCGTGACGAACTCCAGTCGCGCGACGCCTCCGTCGGCGGCGTGGCCGACGTGACCGACGTGTTCGAGGACTCGGACTCCGGCGTCATCCGCGGCGCGCTCGACGCCGGCGGGAAGGTCACGGCCGTCCCGCTGTACGGCTTCGACGGCCTCGTCGGCCGCGAACTCCAGCCCGACCGCCGCCTCGGCACCGAACTCTCCGACCACGCCAAGCGCCACGGCGCGGGCGGCATCTTCCACACCGACGAACTCCCGGCCTACGGCGTCACCGAGGCCGAGGTCGAATCGCTCCGCGAGGCGGTCGACGCCGGCCCCGAGGACGCGGTCGCCATCGTCGCCGACGACCCCGAGACGGCCGACCTCGCCATCGACGCGGTCGCAGAACGCGCCGAAGTCGCCATCGAGGAGGTCCCCGAGGAGACCCGCGGGGCCAACGACGACGGCACGACGCGCTACCTCCGCCCGCTCCCCGGCGCGGCCCGAATGTACCCCGAGACGGACGTACCCCCCGTCGACCTCGACCCGAGCGACGTGGAGACGCCCGAACTCCTGACCGAGAAGGTCGACCGCTACCAAGCCGAGTTCGGCCTCGACGCCGGCCTCGCGGAGCAGGTCGCCTACGGCCGGACGATGCCGCTGTTCGAGGAGGCCGTGGACGCCGGCATCGACGCGACGTTCGCGGCGGGGCTGCTCGAATCGACGCTGACCGAACTCCGCCGCGACGACGTGGCCGTCTCCGAACTCACCGACGACCACCTGCTCGCGGTCATGCAGCTCGTCGAGGACGGCGACCTCGCCAAGGAGGGCGTCAACGACGTGCTCACCACCATCGCCGAGGACCCGAGCCTCACGGCCGAGGAAGCCGTCGAGGAGGCCGGCCTCTCCGGCGTCTCCGAAGAGGAGGTCCGCGAGGCCATCGCGGAGGTCGTCGAGCGCAACGCCGACCAAGTCGAACAGCAGGGCATGGGCGCGTTCTCGGCGCTCATGGGCGAGGCGATGGGCGCGCTCCGCGGCAAGGCCGACGGCGGCGTCGTCAGCGACGTGCTCCGCGAGGAGATTCAAAAGCGGGCCTGA
- a CDS encoding M48 family metallopeptidase → MVVVGVVVLAFYLSLSALSAFAVVTLWRLRPDPLTAAVVGVAVAVVLGYLSFRFGTVRLLSQLDARDMSPAESPSVHRLRDRLAERMDLDPPTLKLARFAAPNAMALDPMGRDVVVLDASLFRLLDADEFEALLAHELAHLERKDGLVQSLVASVLQTVVGVGYLFVSPVTFLTTGVALGSAWMRGRPGSWTETLAGRVRLRLDEFVGLFGFGLTVFVRSQSRKREFAADARAAEVTDKPMALASALRKLERAARPQHGLSPLWVYGEVEVEDSVSDLLSTHPSTDERVERLAAMADESMTRIEVR, encoded by the coding sequence ATGGTCGTCGTCGGCGTCGTCGTCCTCGCGTTCTACCTCTCGCTCAGCGCGCTCAGCGCGTTCGCGGTGGTGACGCTCTGGCGGCTTCGCCCCGACCCCCTGACCGCCGCCGTCGTCGGCGTCGCAGTCGCCGTCGTCCTCGGCTATCTGAGCTTCCGCTTCGGCACGGTGCGCCTGCTCAGCCAACTCGACGCGCGGGATATGTCGCCCGCGGAGTCGCCGTCGGTCCACCGCCTCCGCGACCGCCTCGCCGAGCGGATGGACCTCGACCCGCCGACGCTGAAGCTCGCGCGTTTCGCCGCGCCGAACGCGATGGCGCTCGACCCGATGGGCCGCGACGTGGTCGTCCTCGACGCCTCGCTGTTCCGCCTCCTCGACGCCGACGAGTTCGAGGCGCTGCTCGCGCACGAACTCGCGCACCTCGAACGGAAAGACGGGCTGGTCCAGTCGCTCGTGGCGAGCGTCCTCCAGACGGTCGTCGGCGTCGGCTACCTGTTCGTCTCGCCGGTGACGTTCCTGACGACGGGCGTCGCCCTCGGCTCGGCGTGGATGCGCGGCCGGCCGGGGTCGTGGACCGAGACGCTCGCCGGGCGGGTTCGCCTCCGACTGGACGAGTTCGTCGGGCTGTTCGGCTTCGGCCTCACCGTGTTCGTCCGGTCGCAGTCGAGAAAACGGGAGTTCGCGGCCGACGCGCGGGCCGCCGAGGTGACGGACAAGCCGATGGCGCTCGCGTCGGCCCTGCGGAAGTTAGAGCGGGCCGCCCGGCCGCAACACGGCCTGTCGCCGCTGTGGGTGTACGGCGAGGTCGAGGTCGAAGACTCGGTGTCGGACCTGCTTTCGACCCACCCCTCGACCGACGAGCGCGTGGAGCGACTGGCAGCGATGGCCGACGAGTCGATGACGCGAATCGAGGTGCGCTGA
- a CDS encoding MaoC family dehydratase, with translation MQSFEDFAAGDTHEFGAYDVTEAEVLEFAEQYDPQWFHTDPERAESESMYGGVIASGWHTTAMTMRLLVDGFLGDSAALGAKGVDELRWWKPVYPGDTLVVENEVLETTVETDSRGLVEIRTTTRAERESGEVEKVCSFVSYVMFARRDDDAE, from the coding sequence ATGCAGTCCTTCGAGGATTTCGCGGCCGGCGACACCCACGAGTTCGGCGCGTACGACGTGACCGAAGCGGAGGTGCTGGAGTTCGCCGAACAGTACGACCCGCAGTGGTTCCACACCGACCCGGAGCGCGCCGAGTCCGAGTCGATGTACGGCGGCGTCATCGCCAGCGGTTGGCACACCACGGCGATGACGATGCGCCTGCTCGTTGACGGCTTCCTCGGTGACTCGGCCGCCCTCGGCGCGAAAGGCGTCGACGAGCTTCGCTGGTGGAAACCGGTGTATCCGGGGGACACGCTCGTCGTGGAAAACGAGGTGCTGGAGACGACCGTCGAGACCGACAGCCGCGGCCTCGTGGAGATTCGGACGACGACCCGCGCGGAGCGCGAGTCCGGAGAGGTCGAGAAAGTCTGTTCGTTCGTGAGCTACGTGATGTTCGCCCGCCGGGACGACGACGCGGAGTAG